The Streptomyces seoulensis genome contains a region encoding:
- the uraH gene encoding hydroxyisourate hydrolase, whose amino-acid sequence MTTTASVSTHVLDTSLGRPARGVTVRLSARTGSGADWRPLGESVTDADGRCRDLPAPPEGTAQVRLDFAVEPYLGEDRGAFFPEVTVTFAVRAGEHHHVPLLLSPFGYSVYRGS is encoded by the coding sequence ATGACCACCACCGCCTCCGTGTCCACGCACGTCCTGGACACCTCGCTCGGCCGCCCCGCCCGGGGCGTCACCGTCCGCCTCTCGGCCCGCACCGGCTCAGGCGCCGACTGGCGGCCGCTGGGCGAGTCGGTCACCGACGCCGACGGCCGCTGCCGGGACCTGCCGGCCCCGCCCGAGGGGACCGCCCAGGTGCGGCTCGACTTCGCCGTGGAGCCCTACCTCGGCGAGGACCGGGGCGCGTTCTTCCCGGAGGTGACCGTCACCTTCGCCGTCCGGGCCGGGGAGCACCACCACGTCCCGCTGCTGCTCAGCCCGTTCGGCTACTCCGTATACCGAGGGAGCTAG
- a CDS encoding acyl-CoA thioesterase: protein MSEPFSVRITVRGYETDVQGHVNQSVYLNYAEHARWSLLRAAGISQAELVGGGVGPVALETTIRYRRELLAGDEIVVTCSFEWGEGKTFRIGQTVAKADGTVAAEITAVGGLMDLAARKLVPDPRERFRKLASDPALFGL, encoded by the coding sequence GTGAGCGAGCCGTTTTCCGTCCGGATCACCGTCCGCGGGTACGAGACCGACGTGCAGGGCCATGTGAACCAGAGCGTGTACCTCAACTACGCCGAGCACGCCCGCTGGTCGCTGCTGCGCGCGGCGGGCATCAGCCAGGCCGAGCTGGTCGGCGGGGGTGTGGGGCCGGTCGCCCTGGAGACGACGATCCGCTACCGCCGTGAACTCCTCGCCGGTGACGAGATCGTCGTGACCTGCTCCTTCGAGTGGGGCGAGGGCAAGACGTTCCGGATCGGGCAGACGGTCGCCAAGGCGGACGGCACCGTGGCCGCCGAGATCACCGCGGTCGGCGGCCTGATGGACCTGGCCGCCCGCAAGCTGGTGCCCGACCCTCGGGAGCGCTTCCGCAAGCTCGCCTCGGACCCGGCCCTCTTCGGTCTGTGA
- a CDS encoding SelT/SelW/SelH family protein, whose protein sequence is MSHRVEIEYCTQCRWLPRAAWLAQELLTTFETELEALALKPGTGGVFVVRVDGEPVWDRREQGFPEPTAVKRLVRDRVAPERSLGHSDKPGHSEQ, encoded by the coding sequence GTGAGTCACCGCGTCGAGATCGAGTACTGCACCCAGTGCCGCTGGCTGCCCCGCGCGGCCTGGCTGGCGCAGGAGCTGCTCACCACCTTCGAGACCGAGCTGGAGGCCCTCGCGCTCAAGCCCGGCACCGGCGGCGTCTTCGTCGTCCGGGTGGACGGCGAGCCCGTCTGGGACCGCCGTGAGCAGGGCTTTCCCGAGCCCACGGCGGTCAAGCGGCTGGTGCGCGACCGGGTTGCGCCGGAGCGGTCCCTCGGCCACTCCGACAAGCCCGGCCACTCCGAGCAGTGA
- a CDS encoding IucA/IucC family protein: protein MYHSPTAEAEVAEELAAVRPGLRDRYAAVLPGARAAVLTRLWRALAHEPLPWVVARTQGAYGLTVRLADGRALHGPRCDPYATGDRVAEVRLDRERYADPARMMTDLAVPHAAAFAAELANSVASLALSRAGAADPGAGRPERDWEWEQRVVDGHPFHPNCRSRPGFSVADQLAYGPEHRPVVELGTVAVPVAECLVSGRWPDELRSGDDLLLPVHPWQAAHVLKRSCVPWRPAHPLMSLRTLALPGGPHVKTALSARLTSSVRDISTYSVRASAALSVLAAELVGRMGGLLDITHTLGAATAHSPDLAVLLRESPEAYAAPGERVLPVAALATTSLPNSPGWLAAFTRLALTAGLRLLELGVALEAHGQNLLVVLAPDDTPLRLVYRDLADIRVSPARLARNGIPAGELTGRLVTDDEVALRRKLFGSLVGGALAATAGSGPALGTALRAALPDLPRTPDLTALCENPLPVKALTLMRLSPETPGDLWTALPNPFVLEPDTYDQ from the coding sequence GTGTACCACTCTCCCACCGCCGAGGCCGAGGTCGCCGAGGAGCTGGCCGCCGTGCGTCCCGGCCTGCGCGACCGCTACGCGGCCGTGCTGCCGGGGGCCCGTGCGGCGGTGCTGACCCGGCTGTGGCGGGCGCTGGCGCACGAGCCGCTGCCGTGGGTCGTGGCCCGGACGCAGGGCGCGTACGGGCTGACGGTACGGCTGGCGGACGGCCGGGCGCTGCACGGCCCGCGCTGCGACCCGTACGCGACCGGCGACCGGGTCGCGGAGGTACGGCTGGACCGGGAGCGGTACGCGGACCCCGCGAGGATGATGACGGACCTCGCGGTGCCGCACGCGGCCGCGTTCGCCGCGGAGTTGGCGAACAGCGTGGCCTCGCTGGCACTGTCCCGGGCCGGGGCGGCAGATCCGGGTGCGGGGCGGCCGGAGCGGGACTGGGAGTGGGAGCAGCGGGTGGTGGACGGGCACCCCTTCCATCCCAACTGCCGTTCCCGGCCGGGTTTCTCGGTGGCCGACCAGCTCGCGTACGGCCCGGAGCACCGGCCGGTGGTGGAGCTGGGCACGGTGGCGGTGCCGGTGGCCGAGTGCCTGGTGTCGGGCCGGTGGCCGGACGAACTGCGCTCCGGGGACGACCTGTTGCTGCCCGTGCATCCCTGGCAGGCGGCGCATGTGCTCAAGCGGTCCTGCGTGCCGTGGCGTCCGGCGCATCCGCTGATGTCGCTGCGCACGCTGGCGCTGCCCGGCGGACCGCATGTGAAGACCGCGCTGAGCGCGCGGCTGACCTCCTCGGTGCGGGACATCTCCACGTACTCGGTCCGGGCGTCGGCCGCGTTGTCCGTGCTGGCGGCGGAACTGGTCGGGCGCATGGGCGGGTTGCTGGACATCACGCACACCCTGGGCGCGGCCACGGCCCACTCGCCGGATCTGGCGGTGCTGCTGCGCGAGTCGCCCGAGGCGTACGCGGCTCCGGGTGAGCGGGTGCTGCCGGTGGCCGCGCTGGCCACCACCTCGCTGCCCAACTCCCCCGGCTGGCTCGCCGCGTTCACCCGGCTGGCGCTCACGGCGGGGCTGCGGCTGCTGGAGCTGGGGGTCGCGCTGGAGGCCCACGGCCAGAATCTCCTGGTGGTGCTCGCGCCGGACGACACCCCGCTGCGGCTGGTCTACCGCGACCTGGCCGACATCCGCGTCAGCCCCGCCCGGCTGGCCCGGAACGGCATACCGGCAGGGGAGTTGACGGGACGTCTGGTCACCGACGACGAAGTCGCCCTGCGCCGCAAGCTGTTCGGTTCGCTGGTGGGCGGAGCGCTCGCGGCGACGGCGGGTTCGGGCCCGGCACTCGGCACCGCGCTGCGCGCCGCGCTGCCGGATCTGCCCCGTACGCCCGACCTGACGGCGCTCTGTGAAAATCCGCTGCCCGTCAAGGCGTTGACCCTGATGAGGCTGTCCCCCGAGACGCCGGGCGACCTGTGGACGGCGCTTCCGAACCCCTTCGTTTTGGAGCCCGACACGTACGATCAATAA
- the pucL gene encoding factor-independent urate hydroxylase encodes MAETSRPDGPAVLAQNQYGKAENRVVRITRDGATHHIKDLNVSVTLSGDMDDVHYSGSNAHVLPTDTTKNTVYAFAKQHGIESAEQFGIHLARHFVTSQEAIGTARIRIEEYDWERIALPGAAEGGHSFVRKGQEVRLTQVFHDGTSWQVVSGLKDMVVLNSTDSEFWGYAKDEYTTLPEAHDRVLATEVSARWRYGWTGGDDTPDWDASYAETRRHLLEAFAGTYSYSLQQTLYEMGARVVGERPEIDEIRLSLPNKHHFLADLTPFGLTNDNEVYLAADRPYGLIEATVLREGREAAIPVDLTNL; translated from the coding sequence ATGGCAGAAACGTCCCGCCCGGACGGGCCCGCGGTCCTGGCGCAGAACCAGTACGGCAAGGCCGAGAACCGGGTCGTCAGGATCACGCGAGACGGCGCCACCCACCACATCAAGGACCTCAACGTCTCCGTCACCCTGAGCGGCGACATGGACGACGTCCACTACTCCGGCTCCAACGCGCACGTACTGCCGACCGACACCACCAAGAACACGGTGTACGCGTTCGCCAAGCAGCACGGCATCGAGTCCGCCGAGCAGTTCGGCATCCACCTCGCCCGGCACTTCGTCACCTCCCAGGAGGCGATCGGGACCGCGCGCATCCGCATCGAGGAGTACGACTGGGAGCGGATCGCGCTGCCCGGCGCAGCCGAGGGCGGCCACTCCTTCGTCCGCAAGGGCCAGGAGGTCCGGCTCACCCAGGTCTTCCACGACGGCACGTCCTGGCAGGTCGTCTCCGGGCTCAAGGACATGGTGGTGCTCAACTCCACCGACTCCGAGTTCTGGGGCTACGCCAAGGACGAGTACACGACCCTGCCAGAGGCGCACGACCGGGTGCTGGCCACCGAGGTGAGCGCCCGCTGGCGGTACGGCTGGACCGGCGGGGACGACACGCCCGACTGGGACGCCTCCTACGCCGAGACCCGGCGCCACCTGCTGGAAGCCTTCGCGGGGACGTACTCCTACTCCCTCCAGCAGACCCTGTACGAGATGGGCGCGCGGGTGGTCGGGGAGCGCCCCGAGATCGACGAGATCCGGCTCTCCCTGCCGAACAAGCACCACTTCCTGGCCGACCTCACGCCCTTCGGGCTGACCAACGACAACGAGGTGTACCTCGCCGCCGACCGGCCCTACGGCCTGATCGAGGCTACCGTCCTCCGCGAGGGCCGCGAGGCGGCGATCCCGGTGGACCTCACCAACCTCTGA
- a CDS encoding 8-oxoguanine deaminase translates to MAAAERIVIENCAIATVDADDTEYATGHVVIADDRIESVGAGPAPEGLTGVTRRIDATGHLVTPGLVNTHHHFYQWLTRGLAADHNLFDWLVALYPTWARIDEEMVSAAARGSLAVMARGGVTTAMDHHYVYPRGTGDLSGAIVRAARDTGVRFTLARGSMDRGESDGGLPPDFAVESLDDALAATEATVREHHDPAFGALTQVAVAPCSPFSVSTELMRQGAELARRLGVRLHTHGSETVEEEKFCHELFGMGPTDYFESTGWLGEDVWMAHCVHMNDSDIAAFARTGTGVAHCPSSNARLAAGIARVPDLLRSGVPVGLGVDGTASNESGELHTELRNALLVNRLGPHREAALTTRQALRLGTYGGAQVLGRAREIGSLEPGKLADLVLWRMDTLAHASIADPVAALVLGAPAPVTASFVGGRQVVADGVLLHVDEERLARTTREQARRLARIAAGD, encoded by the coding sequence GTGGCAGCAGCCGAGCGCATCGTCATCGAGAACTGTGCGATCGCCACCGTGGACGCCGACGACACCGAGTACGCCACGGGGCACGTCGTCATCGCGGACGACCGGATCGAGTCGGTCGGCGCGGGCCCGGCCCCCGAGGGGCTGACCGGTGTCACGCGCCGGATCGACGCCACCGGGCACCTGGTCACCCCCGGCCTGGTCAACACCCACCACCACTTCTACCAGTGGCTCACCAGGGGCCTGGCCGCCGACCACAACCTCTTCGATTGGCTGGTCGCCCTCTACCCGACCTGGGCGCGCATCGACGAGGAGATGGTGTCCGCGGCCGCGCGCGGCTCGCTGGCGGTGATGGCCCGAGGCGGCGTCACCACCGCGATGGACCACCACTACGTGTACCCGCGCGGCACCGGCGACCTGTCCGGCGCGATCGTGCGCGCCGCCCGTGACACGGGCGTCCGTTTCACCCTGGCCCGCGGCTCCATGGACCGGGGCGAGTCGGATGGCGGCCTGCCGCCGGACTTCGCGGTGGAGAGCCTGGACGACGCGCTGGCCGCCACCGAGGCCACCGTCCGCGAACACCACGACCCCGCCTTCGGCGCGCTGACCCAGGTCGCGGTCGCGCCCTGCTCGCCCTTCTCCGTCTCCACCGAACTGATGAGGCAGGGAGCCGAGTTGGCGCGGCGGCTCGGGGTGCGGCTGCACACCCACGGCTCGGAGACGGTGGAGGAGGAGAAGTTCTGCCACGAGCTGTTCGGCATGGGCCCGACCGACTACTTCGAGTCCACCGGCTGGCTCGGCGAGGACGTGTGGATGGCTCACTGCGTCCACATGAACGACTCCGACATCGCCGCCTTCGCCCGCACCGGCACGGGGGTCGCCCACTGCCCGTCCTCCAACGCCCGGCTGGCGGCGGGGATCGCGCGGGTGCCGGACCTGCTGAGGTCGGGCGTCCCGGTCGGGCTGGGCGTGGACGGCACGGCCTCCAACGAGTCCGGCGAACTCCACACCGAACTGCGCAACGCCCTGCTCGTGAACCGTCTCGGCCCGCACCGGGAGGCCGCGCTGACCACCCGCCAGGCCCTCCGCCTCGGCACCTACGGTGGCGCCCAGGTGTTGGGCCGGGCGCGGGAGATCGGCTCCCTGGAGCCCGGAAAACTCGCCGACCTGGTCCTGTGGCGCATGGACACCCTGGCCCACGCCTCCATCGCCGACCCGGTGGCGGCGCTCGTGCTCGGCGCTCCCGCCCCGGTCACGGCCTCGTTCGTGGGCGGGCGCCAGGTCGTGGCGGACGGGGTGCTGCTGCACGTGGACGAGGAGCGGCTCGCCCGGACCACCCGCGAACAGGCCCGGCGGCTCGCGCGGATCGCCGCCGGGGACTGA
- a CDS encoding IucA/IucC family protein, with the protein MERVDLQPPTDAAARRADAYASAPLLNCLLREVARPVPDTGDRAVYRLPGTGRLLRVRPGRRPAGPEVRTDGEWRRVTHAELVKLVAEELRGHTGLPNDDLPAEMLDSRDTVAALLAARARTIAPDDAYLRSEQSLITGHPHHPAPKARGGGPVAAWLPYAPEAHARFPLVLLGVREDQVAEEGDTSALDALGTAPPGYRLLPAHPWQLDLLARELAPAFADRRLIRLGTTGFVVWPTAAVRTVYEPARDLFLKFSLDVRITNDIRRLWRHDLEKLGRTDTAARHAFAAMDPPAAWLSDRGYRTAAFAFEELAVLVRDGLRGHLVPGATPLLAAGLAEGFDGDPLAAAPDPDAWWSAYLRQVVPPALTAFDAHGVVLEAHLQNTLVAVDAAGIPVQALFRDAEGAKLLTDVTREAGWERLVYCLLVNHLGEIAAALAEHHPGFDPWPAVRRELARHPLPEIPALLTAPALPGKTNLLLRWTGAAGADARYLPLPNPLRDGTDGAS; encoded by the coding sequence ATGGAACGCGTGGACCTCCAGCCCCCCACCGACGCCGCCGCCCGGCGGGCCGACGCCTACGCCTCGGCACCGCTGCTGAACTGCCTGCTGCGCGAGGTGGCCCGGCCGGTTCCGGACACCGGGGATCGGGCCGTGTACCGGCTGCCCGGCACCGGCCGGCTGCTGCGCGTGCGTCCGGGCCGCCGCCCGGCCGGCCCGGAGGTGCGCACGGACGGGGAGTGGCGCCGGGTCACCCACGCCGAACTGGTCAAACTCGTCGCCGAGGAGCTGCGCGGCCACACCGGGCTGCCCAACGACGACCTGCCCGCCGAGATGCTGGACAGCCGCGACACCGTCGCCGCCCTGCTCGCGGCCCGCGCCCGCACGATCGCCCCCGACGACGCCTATCTGCGCTCCGAGCAGTCACTGATCACCGGCCACCCCCACCACCCGGCCCCCAAGGCGCGCGGCGGCGGCCCGGTCGCGGCCTGGCTGCCGTACGCCCCCGAGGCGCACGCCCGGTTCCCGCTGGTGCTGCTCGGCGTCCGCGAGGACCAGGTCGCCGAGGAGGGCGACACCTCCGCCCTGGACGCCCTCGGCACCGCCCCGCCCGGCTACCGCCTGCTGCCCGCCCACCCCTGGCAACTGGACCTCCTCGCCCGCGAACTCGCCCCCGCCTTCGCCGACCGCCGCCTGATCCGGCTCGGCACGACCGGGTTCGTCGTGTGGCCGACCGCCGCCGTGCGCACGGTGTACGAGCCCGCCCGCGACCTGTTCCTGAAGTTCAGCCTGGACGTCCGCATCACCAACGACATCCGCCGGCTGTGGCGCCACGACCTGGAGAAACTCGGCCGCACCGACACCGCGGCCCGCCATGCCTTCGCCGCCATGGACCCGCCCGCGGCCTGGCTGAGCGACCGGGGGTACCGCACGGCCGCGTTCGCCTTCGAGGAACTCGCCGTCCTGGTCCGCGACGGCCTGCGCGGCCACCTCGTGCCCGGCGCCACGCCGCTGCTCGCGGCCGGGCTCGCGGAGGGCTTCGACGGCGACCCGCTGGCCGCCGCGCCCGATCCGGACGCCTGGTGGTCCGCGTATCTGCGCCAGGTCGTCCCGCCCGCGCTCACCGCGTTCGACGCGCACGGGGTCGTGCTGGAGGCGCATCTGCAGAACACCCTGGTCGCCGTCGACGCCGCCGGTATCCCCGTGCAGGCGCTGTTCCGGGACGCCGAGGGCGCCAAGCTGCTGACCGACGTGACCCGCGAAGCCGGGTGGGAGCGGCTGGTGTACTGCCTGCTGGTCAACCACCTCGGCGAGATCGCCGCAGCCCTCGCCGAGCACCACCCCGGCTTCGACCCCTGGCCCGCCGTCCGCCGCGAGCTGGCCCGCCACCCGCTGCCCGAGATCCCCGCCCTGCTCACCGCGCCCGCCCTGCCCGGCAAGACCAACCTCCTGCTGCGCTGGACCGGCGCGGCCGGCGCCGACGCCCGCTATCTGCCCCTGCCCAACCCGCTGCGCGACGGCACGGACGGCGCTAGCTAG
- a CDS encoding winged helix-turn-helix transcriptional regulator, translating into MPPRRRYDQYCSAARALDLVGDRWTLLIVRELLAGPRRYTDLHADLPGVSTDVLASRLKDMERDGLAGRRKLPPPGAAYVYELTSRGRDLLPVLHALGEWGSPALAELRPTDAVRAHWSALPLLAALDAAQVGAGVAEISTEDGEFHLYVGAEDGPVYGHGPAPVAADARLVMDAATCAEVCRGESGIADAVRAGRVTVTGDGALAKALRK; encoded by the coding sequence ATGCCACCTCGCCGACGCTACGACCAGTACTGCTCCGCGGCCCGCGCCCTCGACCTCGTCGGGGACCGCTGGACCCTGCTGATCGTCCGGGAGCTGCTGGCCGGGCCCCGCCGCTACACCGACCTGCACGCGGACCTGCCCGGCGTGAGCACGGACGTACTCGCCTCCCGGCTCAAGGACATGGAGCGCGACGGACTCGCCGGCCGGCGGAAGCTCCCCCCGCCGGGCGCCGCCTATGTGTACGAACTGACCTCGCGCGGACGGGACTTGCTGCCCGTGCTGCACGCACTGGGGGAGTGGGGCAGCCCCGCGCTGGCGGAACTGCGGCCCACCGACGCGGTACGGGCCCACTGGTCGGCACTGCCGCTGCTGGCGGCGCTGGACGCGGCGCAGGTGGGCGCCGGAGTGGCCGAGATCAGCACGGAGGACGGTGAGTTCCATCTGTACGTCGGCGCGGAGGACGGGCCGGTGTACGGGCACGGACCGGCGCCGGTGGCTGCCGATGCCCGGCTGGTGATGGACGCGGCGACCTGTGCGGAGGTCTGCCGGGGTGAGTCGGGGATCGCCGACGCGGTGCGGGCGGGGCGGGTCACGGTGACCGGTGACGGGGCCCTCGCCAAGGCGCTGCGGAAATGA
- a CDS encoding VWA domain-containing protein gives MIRRQRLAAGVCALLAALAAGIACPGGAAADETEPQPAPKVELVLDVSGSMRARDIDGGSRMAAAKQAFNEVLDATPEEVELGIRTLGANYRGNDRRTGCKDTEQLYPVGPLDRTEAKTAVATLAPTGWTPIGPALLKAADDFGNGDGTRRIVLISDGEDTCQPLDPCVVAREIAAKGIGLTIDTLGLVPDAKTRDQLSCIADATGGTYTSVQHKEELTDRVGQLVERAADPVVTPVATEGTDACAGAPALKSGLYTDREEFGKQRWYKVDVQPGQELRASVSVADDRATNPNYGVLLRAVTQEGREIVRGEGAGTGRTDAISTGLRYPKPESDDDDATPETVCLQVTNSFSATAGVKTTPGMPLELTVDVVDGPSASSDVASFGLGRGWWLLAALVLTGFVAGLLWGWLSRWRVAVWRTN, from the coding sequence ATGATCAGAAGACAACGGCTGGCGGCGGGCGTCTGCGCTCTGCTCGCCGCCCTGGCGGCCGGGATCGCGTGTCCCGGCGGGGCCGCAGCGGACGAGACCGAGCCGCAGCCCGCTCCGAAGGTCGAACTCGTCCTGGATGTCAGCGGTTCCATGCGGGCGCGGGACATCGACGGCGGCTCCCGGATGGCGGCGGCCAAGCAGGCGTTCAACGAGGTGCTCGACGCGACGCCCGAGGAGGTGGAGCTCGGCATTCGCACCCTGGGCGCCAACTACCGCGGCAACGACCGCAGAACGGGCTGCAAGGACACCGAGCAGCTCTACCCCGTCGGCCCGCTGGACCGCACCGAGGCGAAGACGGCGGTGGCCACGCTGGCACCGACCGGCTGGACGCCCATCGGCCCGGCGCTGCTGAAGGCGGCCGACGACTTCGGGAACGGCGACGGCACCCGCCGTATCGTCCTGATCAGCGACGGCGAGGACACCTGCCAGCCGCTCGACCCCTGCGTGGTGGCCCGTGAGATAGCCGCCAAGGGCATCGGCCTGACCATCGACACCCTGGGCCTGGTGCCGGACGCCAAGACCCGTGACCAGTTGAGCTGCATCGCGGACGCGACCGGCGGCACGTACACCTCCGTGCAGCACAAGGAGGAACTGACGGACCGGGTGGGCCAGTTGGTCGAGCGGGCCGCCGATCCGGTGGTGACGCCGGTGGCCACCGAGGGCACCGACGCCTGTGCCGGGGCCCCCGCGCTCAAGTCCGGTCTGTACACGGACCGCGAGGAGTTCGGCAAGCAGCGCTGGTACAAGGTCGACGTCCAGCCCGGCCAGGAGCTGCGCGCCTCGGTGAGCGTCGCCGACGACCGCGCGACCAACCCCAACTACGGTGTGCTGCTGCGGGCGGTGACCCAGGAGGGCCGCGAGATCGTGCGCGGTGAGGGTGCCGGCACCGGCCGCACCGACGCGATCTCCACCGGCCTGCGCTATCCGAAGCCCGAGTCCGATGACGACGACGCGACCCCGGAGACGGTGTGTCTCCAGGTGACCAACTCCTTCTCGGCCACCGCCGGTGTGAAGACCACGCCTGGCATGCCGCTGGAGCTGACGGTCGACGTGGTCGACGGCCCCTCCGCCTCCTCCGACGTGGCCTCCTTCGGCCTCGGCCGGGGCTGGTGGCTGCTGGCCGCGCTGGTGCTGACCGGTTTCGTCGCGGGTCTGCTGTGGGGCTGGCTGTCCCGCTGGCGGGTCGCGGTCTGGAGGACGAACTGA
- a CDS encoding HipA family kinase, whose translation MLTEVTATRYIEPLRSGGSVPAVVEADDLGTYVVKFTGSAQGRKALVAEVIVGELARALGLRFPELVLVHFDPAVAADEPHQEVRELHGASAGVNLGMDHLPGARDFTPEIARHFPVDPLEAGRIVWLDALTANVDRTVHSSNLMVWPTLGVAPPRLWLIDHGAALVFHHRWDTTDPGRKYDFRHHALGQYGPDVRAADAELAPKVTEELLRRILAEVPDAWLTDDPAFATPDEARAAYVDHLLARARLSAQWLPTDFPDRAELAAEEAARAEQSQRGRPDWLKRVPDLHGRPAAEQDWSVHLG comes from the coding sequence ATGCTGACCGAGGTGACCGCGACCCGCTACATCGAGCCACTGCGGTCCGGTGGCTCCGTACCCGCGGTGGTCGAGGCCGACGACCTGGGGACGTACGTCGTCAAGTTCACCGGCTCCGCGCAGGGCCGCAAGGCGCTGGTCGCCGAGGTGATCGTCGGCGAGCTGGCCCGCGCCCTCGGCCTGCGCTTCCCCGAGCTGGTCCTCGTGCACTTCGACCCGGCTGTGGCCGCCGACGAGCCGCACCAGGAGGTGCGCGAGCTGCACGGCGCCAGCGCGGGCGTCAACCTCGGCATGGACCATCTGCCGGGTGCTCGGGACTTCACCCCCGAGATCGCCCGGCACTTCCCCGTGGACCCGCTGGAGGCGGGCCGGATCGTCTGGCTGGACGCGCTCACCGCCAACGTGGACCGCACCGTCCACAGCTCCAACCTCATGGTCTGGCCGACCCTCGGCGTCGCGCCCCCGCGCCTGTGGCTCATCGACCACGGCGCCGCCCTCGTCTTCCACCACCGCTGGGACACCACCGACCCCGGCCGCAAGTACGACTTCCGCCACCACGCCCTCGGCCAGTACGGCCCCGACGTGCGCGCCGCCGACGCCGAGCTGGCCCCGAAGGTCACCGAGGAGCTGCTGCGCCGCATCCTCGCCGAGGTGCCCGACGCCTGGCTCACCGACGACCCCGCCTTCGCCACGCCCGACGAGGCCCGCGCCGCCTACGTCGACCACCTGCTGGCCCGCGCCCGGCTGTCGGCCCAGTGGCTGCCCACGGACTTCCCCGACCGCGCGGAACTCGCCGCCGAGGAGGCCGCGCGCGCCGAGCAGTCCCAGCGGGGCCGCCCGGACTGGCTCAAGCGGGTCCCCGACCTGCACGGCCGCCCGGCGGCCGAACAGGACTGGTCGGTACACCTGGGATGA
- a CDS encoding pyridoxal phosphate-dependent aminotransferase, whose product MEFRQSNKLSEVCYEIRGPVIEHADALEEAGHSVLRLNTGNPALFGFEAPEEITQDMIRMLPQAHGYTDSRGVLSARRAVAQRYQTLGLEVDVDDVFLGNGVSELVSMAVTALVEDGDEILIPAPDFPLWTAVTTLAGGKAVHYLCDEQSDWAPDLADMASKITDRTKALVIINPNNPTGAVYPKEVVEGILDLARRHGLMVFADEIYDQILYDGAVHHSAAALAPDLVVLTFCGLSKTYRVAGFRSGWLVVTGPKQHAKNYLEGLTMLASMRLCPNAPAQYAIQAALGGRQSIHELTAPGGRLYEQRNVAWEKLNEIPGVSCVRPKGALYAFPRLDPKVHKIHDDEEFVLDLLLREKIQVVQGTGFNWPTPDHFRILTLPHADDLEAAIGRIGRFLSGYRQ is encoded by the coding sequence ATGGAGTTCCGGCAGTCGAACAAGCTCAGCGAGGTCTGCTACGAGATCCGCGGCCCGGTGATCGAGCACGCGGACGCGCTGGAGGAGGCGGGGCACAGCGTGCTGCGCCTGAACACCGGCAACCCCGCGCTCTTCGGTTTCGAGGCGCCGGAGGAGATCACCCAGGACATGATCCGGATGCTCCCCCAGGCCCACGGCTACACCGACTCGCGCGGTGTCCTCTCGGCCCGGCGGGCGGTGGCCCAGCGCTACCAGACCCTCGGCCTGGAGGTGGACGTCGACGACGTCTTCCTGGGCAACGGCGTCTCCGAGCTGGTGTCCATGGCCGTGACGGCGCTGGTGGAGGACGGCGACGAGATCCTCATCCCGGCCCCGGACTTCCCGCTCTGGACGGCAGTGACGACGCTGGCGGGCGGCAAGGCCGTGCACTACCTGTGCGACGAGCAGTCCGACTGGGCGCCCGACCTGGCCGACATGGCGTCGAAGATCACCGACCGCACCAAGGCCCTGGTCATCATCAACCCGAACAACCCGACCGGCGCGGTGTATCCGAAGGAGGTCGTCGAGGGCATCCTCGACCTGGCCCGCCGCCACGGCCTGATGGTGTTCGCGGACGAGATCTACGACCAGATCCTCTACGACGGCGCCGTCCACCACTCGGCCGCGGCCCTCGCCCCCGACCTGGTCGTCCTCACCTTCTGCGGCCTGTCCAAGACCTACCGGGTGGCGGGCTTCCGCTCCGGCTGGCTGGTGGTCACCGGCCCCAAGCAGCACGCGAAGAACTACCTGGAGGGCCTGACCATGCTGGCCTCCATGCGGCTGTGCCCCAACGCCCCCGCCCAGTACGCCATCCAGGCCGCGCTCGGCGGACGCCAGTCCATCCACGAACTCACCGCGCCCGGCGGCCGGCTGTACGAGCAGCGGAACGTGGCCTGGGAGAAGCTGAACGAGATCCCGGGCGTCTCCTGCGTCCGCCCCAAGGGCGCGCTGTACGCCTTTCCGCGCCTCGATCCCAAGGTGCACAAGATCCACGACGACGAGGAGTTCGTCCTCGACCTCCTGCTCCGCGAGAAGATCCAGGTCGTGCAGGGCACCGGCTTCAACTGGCCCACCCCCGACCACTTCCGCATCCTCACCCTTCCCCACGCCGACGACCTGGAGGCGGCGATCGGCCGTATCGGACGCTTCCTGAGCGGGTACCGGCAGTAG